The Phycisphaeraceae bacterium genome segment GGATCAACAGCGCGGCGACATGCACCTCCACCGCCCGGCCTTCCCCCACCGCGTCCACCTGCTCGTGCGTCTTGCCCTTGACGTTGAGGCGTGATCGATCGCATCCGATCAGCGCGGCCAGGTTCTCCACGATGGCGTCGCGACGAGGGCCGATCTTCGGCTTCTCGCAGATCACCGTGGCGTCGAGGTTGCCCAGTTCGTACGCCGCCGCTCGCATGCGGCGAACCGCCTCGCGCAGGAAGTCCGCCGAGTCGCGTCCCGCGTTGACAGGGTCGTTGTCGGGAAAGAGCCGTCCGATGTCCGGCTCGCCCAAGGCGCCCAGAATGGCGTCGGTAATCGCGTGAAGCAGGGCGTCACCGTCGGAGTGCGCTGCCGGACCGGTCGGATGATCGGGAAACGCCACGCCGCCCAGCACAAACGGGCGGCCTCGTCCCCGGGGAGCCGTCGGCTCCAGCCGATGCAGGTCATACCCATGTCCCACGCGGAATGGCGGCGCGGCGCGATCAGTCATCGTCTTCATCCAGCGAACCCAGCAGACCCAGCGACACCTGGAAGGCCAGCTGCTCAAGCGACAGCGCCAGATCGACGCTGGAGATGCTCACCGCCTGATGCACGTCCAGCCGACGCGGCGCGAAGTTGAGAATGCCGCGAACCCCGGCGGCGATGAGACGGTCTGCCACCTCCTGCGCCCGGTCGGCGGGCACGGCGATCATGGCCAGCCGGATGTCGCGCTCCTTCACCAGCATGGCCAGATCCGACATGGGCCGAATTCGGTGATTCTCGAGCCACTGACCGACGAGATCGGGGTTCTGGTCGAACACGGCCACGATGTCGAAGCCGCGCTGCTGCCACCCGCCATAGGCCATCAGGGCGCGTCCGAGGTTTCCGGCGCCGATCAGCGCCGTGTTCCACGTGCGATCCGTGCCCAGAATCTTCCGCAGGCGATCCACCAGGTTGGTCACGTCGTACCCGATGCCGGGGTGCCCGAACTGTCCGAAATAGGCCAGGTCCTTGCGCACCTGAGCATCGGTGAGACCCAGGGCATCGCCCAGTTGCCGACTGCTGATGGTCGGCTGCTTCTGCTCCACCCGATGCTCGAGCTCGCGCAGGTACAACGACAGGCGCTTGACGGTCGGCTTGGGAACTTTGGCGCGGTAACTCATGCGGGGTCGATTCAGGGCGGCGTCGAATCACGCGGCGGGACGTATCATACCGAAATGCACATCGCCGACATCTTCGCGAGGCATCGCACGACGATCAGTTTCGAGTTCTTCCCCCCCGCCACCGAGGACGGGTGGGAGGCGCTGTTCGGCCGCATCGCGGATTTCGAGGCCCTGGCTCCCTCTTTCGTGTCGGTGACGTATGGTGCGGGCGGCTCAACGCGCCAGCGGACGCACGACCTGGTCGTCCGGCTGCGGCGTGAGACGACGCTCGACCCGATCCCGCACCTCACCTGCGTCTGCCACGCGCCGGCCGACGTGGACGCCATCCTGGCCCGGCACGCCGAGGCGGGCATCAGCAACATCCTCGCCCTTCGCGGCGATCCGCCGCGCGACCGGCCCGACTATCGCCATGACACCGCCGATTTTCGTCACGCCGCCGACCTGGTGCGTCATATCCGGCTCTTCAACGAATCTGGCCGTCACCCCGACCGGCGCGGGTTCGGCATCGGCGTGGCGGGCTTCCCGGAGGGGCACCCCGATACCCCCAACCGGCTCCGCGAAATGGACTTTCTCAAGGCCAAGGTCGACGCCGGGGCGGACTACATCGTCACGCAACTCTTCTTCGACAACCGCGCGTTCTTCGACTGGCGCGAGCGCTGCGAACTGGCGGGCATCACGGCGCCGCTCATCGCGGGCATCATGCCCATCACCTCCATCGCGGGCATGAAGCGCATGGCGGACCTGGCGGGCGGCGCCAACTTCCCGGCGCGGCTTCAGAAGATGCTCCTCCGCGCCCAGGACGATCCCGACGCCGTCGAGCGCGTCGGCGTCCACTGGGCCACCGAGCAATGCCGCGACCTGCTGGACGAAGGCGTGCGCGGCATTCACTTCTACACGCTCAACAGGTCCAGCGCCACCAAGCGCATCTACGAGACGCTGGGCGTGAAGGATTCCAGCGCGTTGACCCGGTAGTCGCACGTCCTCATCGTCATGTGCCATCCGGTCCGCGCCCGCCCCCGCCGCGACGACGACGCCTGCGACGGCGGCGCGGACCGCCTTGTCGCCCTTCTCCGGCGCCGGAACCGCCCCCATCTTCGACGCCGGGGTCACCGCCGCCCTCCGGCGCGGCCGGGCGATCCGATCCGACGCCCGAGTCAGGACCGGCCGTCATGCCTCGCTCCCCATCAGGGCGTTCGCCCCGCCCGCGACGGCGACGGCGACGCCCGCGCTCCCGGCGTCGCTGGACGCCTTCGCCCGACGCGGCGGCGCCGTCCTCCAACCGATGGTCCGCGGGCTGATCGACCTCGGGTTGTCGAGCGGACACTGTCTCGTCCGAACGGAGCGCATCCTCGGGTGATGACTCGGAAGGCGATGTCGGCTGTTCCCGCTCAAGCCGCTGGCTCCGCTGGCGGTAACGATCCTGCCGGTCGGCTCGGGACGGTCGCGGCTCCCCGCCTCGCGCCTCACCGCCATCCGGCCGCGCGGCGCCCCGATCATCGCGCGGGCCGCGATCGCGTCGTCGATCATCGCCGCGACGGGAGCGTTCCTCGCCGCCTCGACGCTCTCCGGCGCTGCTCCCGGAGACCCGTTCCTCCACCTCGTCCTCGGTCATGCCGCGAAGTGGATCCTCGGGTTCGACGCGGGCGAAGCGCCTCGCCCCGCCCTCACTGGGCCGCGGGCAAGTCTCGGGATCAGAGAGCTCCTCCACCGGCACGGCGATCTCCTCGCCGTTGTGCTCCAGTTGCACAAGCACCAGTTGCGCGAGAATCTTGGAATCCAGCACGATTCCCGGGCCTTCGGGCGTTCCCACGCGCGTCTTGCGATGCGGCAGGTTCTTCTTCAACTGCTGATAGGTCTGGTCCTCGTAGCGCAGGCAGCACATGAGCCGCCCGCACCGGCCGGAGATCTTGAGCGGGTCGAGCGTGGCCTTCTGCATCTTGGCGGCCCGCATCGAGATGGGCTTGAGCACCTTCAGGAAGTTCTTGCAGCAACAGTGCTGGCCGCAGCGTTCGTAGTCCGCCACGAGCCGGGCTTCGTCGCGGGCGCCGACCTGCCGCATCTCGATGCGCGTGCCGTACCGGGCCGCCAGTTCCTTCACCAGGTCGCGGAAGTCGACGCGCTCCTCGGACATGTAGTAGACGGTGAGGATCTCCTCGCCGAGGATCGGCTCCACATCCACGACCTTCATCTGAACGTCCAACCCGCGCTCCCGCACCAGTTGCTTGATCTCCTTGACCCACTGCGGCCTCTTGGCTTCCAGTGCGCCGGCGCGGTTGAGGTCATCGATGGTGGCGACGCGCAGGATCAACCCGTTCGTGTGAAAGGGGAAATCCCGTCCGCCCGAGTTCTCGATGTACTCCAGCATCTCCCGCCGCGTGATCGATTTGGAGCAGCCCGAGTTCTCACAGGTGGTGGTGAGCATTTCCACCAGTTCGGTGCCGCGGTGGGTGCGGGCGACCAGTTTGGTGCCGCACCCCGGCTTCACGCCGCCCTCGTAACGGAACTCGGCGATCATCTTCATCGCGCCGAACTTGACCACCAGCGACTTGGGAACCTCCAGCCGCTCGTAAATCTCCCGGTCGGTCATGGCGTCGCGGCGCGCGGGGTCGGCGTCGGCTTCAAAAACAGGCAATGGATGAATGGCCATGGGGTCTCGTGCGCGAAACGCACATGCTTCGCCAGCGGATCAGGCGCG includes the following:
- a CDS encoding redox-sensing transcriptional repressor Rex, with protein sequence MSYRAKVPKPTVKRLSLYLRELEHRVEQKQPTISSRQLGDALGLTDAQVRKDLAYFGQFGHPGIGYDVTNLVDRLRKILGTDRTWNTALIGAGNLGRALMAYGGWQQRGFDIVAVFDQNPDLVGQWLENHRIRPMSDLAMLVKERDIRLAMIAVPADRAQEVADRLIAAGVRGILNFAPRRLDVHQAVSISSVDLALSLEQLAFQVSLGLLGSLDEDDD
- the ispF gene encoding 2-C-methyl-D-erythritol 2,4-cyclodiphosphate synthase, with product MKTMTDRAAPPFRVGHGYDLHRLEPTAPRGRGRPFVLGGVAFPDHPTGPAAHSDGDALLHAITDAILGALGEPDIGRLFPDNDPVNAGRDSADFLREAVRRMRAAAYELGNLDATVICEKPKIGPRRDAIVENLAALIGCDRSRLNVKGKTHEQVDAVGEGRAVEVHVAALLIRLGSTQGDTRRHGG
- the metF gene encoding methylenetetrahydrofolate reductase [NAD(P)H] is translated as MHIADIFARHRTTISFEFFPPATEDGWEALFGRIADFEALAPSFVSVTYGAGGSTRQRTHDLVVRLRRETTLDPIPHLTCVCHAPADVDAILARHAEAGISNILALRGDPPRDRPDYRHDTADFRHAADLVRHIRLFNESGRHPDRRGFGIGVAGFPEGHPDTPNRLREMDFLKAKVDAGADYIVTQLFFDNRAFFDWRERCELAGITAPLIAGIMPITSIAGMKRMADLAGGANFPARLQKMLLRAQDDPDAVERVGVHWATEQCRDLLDEGVRGIHFYTLNRSSATKRIYETLGVKDSSALTR